The sequence below is a genomic window from Rattus rattus isolate New Zealand chromosome 3, Rrattus_CSIRO_v1, whole genome shotgun sequence.
TGAACAGAGCAGCCTCAGACAGACTGAACTGCAATGATGGTTCAGGAGGAGATTCTCCAAGTCCATGGTGACAATGAGATATGGCTGGAAGGTAACACTGTTTGCTGAAGGAGACCAAGCACCAGGACTGGAGCCAGGGGATGCTGTTGGGTCAGAAGAGCTgggctgtttctattttttactcGATGAGAAGATGTTTATTTATGGGCACAATGTACAGCTTCCAAAAGTGAACACCCACTCTTCACAAGCAAGTCACACTCATCACCTAACATCCCAGCCATGCTGTCAGGCTGCCTGAGATGGGCAGAGGTGAACGACACGAAGACATGCCAATACACCACGAAACACGTGATAGAGACCATGTGTTTCCACATCAAGTTGAAGCTAAACTTCCTAAGGATAACTTCTCTTCCCATAAACTCTCCTTGCCTGACAGACTCTTCCCTGAGAAGGGAGCGATGAAAGGTCAGGTAGGCacagcattcatacacataaatacatctagaagttttttaaaagacttcaGTGCAAGAAGCTGTCAGAAGTGACTGTAGGACACTCACTATTTAATGTTGGCAACCTGCTATTAGACCTGCTTCCTCTGCTTGAAGACCACGTCAGGATGCGTGTGCACATCCAGTTCCAAGGCTCATGCTCTCCACATGAAACTTTGCATTTCAGTAAGCATGCACTCAAAGACAAACATGTTTGAAATCCATCTTTCCCAGAACCCCTCTTCTGTCACTCCCCACTCAATAGTTTCAAGTAGCTATTTCCAGCCCCTGCTTTCCTCAGAAGCAATCCCTATCAAAGCGTTCCTCCCACAACAAAACCTTTAATTGTGAGGACACCGCACCTCAGCCCATGCACACGCACTCACCATGACCTTCACGTTACCGATACACTCAAAGGAGAAGTCCACTCCGCCATCTGTCATCTCGATGAGGACTTCCTGGATGGATTTACTGAAATCTTGGGGGTTAATACATTCGGTGGCTCCAAATTCTTTGGCTTTTGCGAATTTATCTTTATTGATGTCAATACCAATGATCCGGGACGCACCAGCCACTTTACAGCCCATGATCACCGCCAATCCAACTCCTCCCAGGCCAAAGACGGCACAGGTAGAACCAGGCTCCACCTACGATCAAAGACAGTCTGTCAGCCGCCTGCTACAGGCAGCCTCACAGGCCGGCCCTGGTGTGCCAGCAGTGTCTCACTGGACTGAATGAAGCCTGAGCCGGGGCCAGTCTCTCACCTTGGCAGTGTTCACAGCGGCCCCGTAGCCAGTTGAAATGCCACAACCGAGAAGGCAGACCTTATCCAAAGGGGCAGAAGGGTCAATTTTAGCAACAGAGATGTCTGCCACCACTGTGTACTCGGAAAATGTGCTGGTTCCCATGAAGTGAAAAATAGGCTTCCCTTTGCAGGTAAACCTGCTGGTCCCATCGGGCATCAATCCTTTCCCCTGAGTGACTctagagaagaagagggaaaatggAAGGGTAAACTCATTTCCTTAACActgtagaaaaaaaatagttttaagaatGATCAGCAAATACTCAGAGAAGTATACTAAGACAGAAGACTTCAACCGTCCTAACACTTCCTCATGCCGTGGTGACACCAACCGTAACACTGTTTTCATTGCCTTTCCGCCCTGTTTGCGACAGGGCGTCTTTACTACTGTGTTAGTAAGGCTGGGGGAGCAGCCGGACTGCTGGGTCTCCTCTTCCTATTTCCCTAGGGGCACCCTGGGAGCACACTTGTGGCTCTGCTGCAGGCTGATGTGCTTTCTGGGGAATCTGAACATTCCTCATCTTCTCAGTCACAACGTCCATCCTCCCTAAACACAATACCCAAGCTTATGCTCAGATGAGTAATCTAAAATACACACATGAGTAAATATATGAGTGAGGAGACAGTTCTTCCATACGCTGCTGTAGTAGTACAAAGTCATCTGTTCACAGTGGAGAGCTGTGTGTGTACATCTCACACCTTACCAGCCAATCAAATCACGGGAAACCACAAAGAGAAAGTAGCACGCACACCTGACACACTCACCTAAGGATGCAGCACTCATTTTAACAGCCGCACCTTGGTGTGACCTAGCACCCACCGATAGGCGAGTGAATAAACACGGGTATTTAGAGTGGAACAGGACAGAGCTAGGCAGAGTAGACTTGCACTCAGGCACTCAGATACT
It includes:
- the Adh5 gene encoding alcohol dehydrogenase class-3 isoform X2, coding for MPDGTSRFTCKGKPIFHFMGTSTFSEYTVVADISVAKIDPSAPLDKVCLLGCGISTGYGAAVNTAKVEPGSTCAVFGLGGVGLAVIMGCKVAGASRIIGIDINKDKFAKAKEFGATECINPQDFSKSIQEVLIEMTDGGVDFSFECIGNVKVMRSALEAAHKGWGVSVVVGVAASGEEISTRPFQLVTGRTWKGTAFGGWKSVESVPKLVSEYMSKKIKVDEFVTGNLSFDQINKAFDLMHSGNSIRTVLKM